Genomic window (Calonectris borealis chromosome 18, bCalBor7.hap1.2, whole genome shotgun sequence):
AGAATCAGCTCTACTTTTACCTTAGTATTCTTTTTGACTGCATGACTTCTGCTTATGCTCTCAGAAACAGTTATGACCTAAGTGTCTGGAAACATATAGTTTCAGGCAAATAGGAAGAAATTGATAATTGAAAAGTAAGGTATCCAATCCAAAGATGGAACTTTCAGAAGGCAATAGTGCATCTATCTTTTTCCTGTGAATTAATCTACTTTAGTCTCACTTCTGTGTCATCTGATGAGATTCTGAGCAGTGAAAGCCAAATGCACACAAGCTCTTTAAAAGAGCTTATCATAGCTTCTGCTCAAGACCAGTGATGATCATCTTTAACATCATCACTTCCCCTTTCCCTGAAGTTAGGTTCAAGCAGCCAACAGGATGTAAAGCTGAAATATTATAGCCTGTAGTGACAAAGGCAGAACACTCAATTACTACATAGAAGCCAACCACAGTCAACAGACCCAACAAATTTGATTCCTACAAACTCATGCCAACATACCTGAAGATTCTTCTTCCTGTGGAAGACAATGGATTTTGCCTTGACTTTTCTGTCCTTAATATCCACTTTGTTGCCACACAACACTATAGGGATGTTTTCACATACTCGTACCAGATCTCTGTGCCAATTAGGTACATTCTTGTAAGTAACTCTTGATGTTACATCAAACATTATGATGGCACACTGAGCTGCAAGAAAAGAATAGTCAAGAGTTATACCAGGAGAGTAAGCACTTGCTTATGAGATGGGAGAACGAACAGGTACCCATAGAATTCCCACATTAGGGTTAAGTGTCTGCATTAACTTTTCCCTCTCAGCTTCACAGTTCTGAGAGCCCATGTTCTCTTAACAAGTGGCCCATGCCCATATCATCTCACATCTTCAATGCCCCATCTTAAACACCAGTTAGTTTGCAATGCAACTGTCTCGCCAAGTAACATGGTGCTGCATGGTATGAGAATATACAAGGATCACAAAAGTCAACTTTGATTCACACAAATATTGACAGAAATTAGTTAACACCTATTTAACTAATCTCAGATATCCTATTGAGGCTTTCGGGTAGATCGACAGATTGTAGTCCACGTTCTCAGGATGCTCTTGTCCAGAACAGTTTTTCAAAGAACACAGGGGCTAGACTCAATCCTGATACTTCTAAAGGAAAAGCAACAATGTCAAACTGTAATAATCCCTTGCAAAATTTTAAAGATATGCACGTCGCTGAAGTACACACAGAACAGAGCTTGGCCAAGCAGAAGTTAAGGGACACTATCAGCACTTCTTTAGAAAGACAGCTAGACTCTGGCATGGAGATGTACAACTTCATCATCATATCTAAAATTTTACAGTTTGCTTGTTCCAAGTCCTTGCCTCAGCACAATACATTAATACAGATATAAATCTGTACTAACTGAAGCACATACTTTCACCTCTTCACCACTGAATTTCATCAGCAGTATCTTGTCATTTAAGGTGCACCATTGCTCTTCATTAACACTAAAGCCTGCAATAGCACACTGAACCATCATCTTAGAATATTCCTACATCAGCGCAAGTTGCCTAGCAAAGGGAGTTATCGTATTTACATGAAGAGTTTGAAGACCCAGAAACCAGCTCATCAATGCAAGCCACACTGACAACTTTTGAGTGGCCAACATGAATAAGATGAAAGATTGAACTACAAGAGGTACAGAATATTCCCACATATACACACACCTTACCTTGAATGTAATAGCCATCTCGCAGGCCACCAAATTTCTCTTGGCCAGCTGTGTCCCATACGTTAAATTTAATAGGGCCTCTGTTAGTATGGAACACCAGAGGATGAACTTCAACACCCAGCGTTGCTATAGTAATAAGAAAAAGCAGTGCACTTAGCAAGTCATGAATTGCACTTCTAATTGTAACATATTAGATCTCAAATGTTTCTTCAGACATACCTACATACTTCTTTTCAAATTCACCAGTCAAATGACGTTTTACAAATGTTGTTTTACCAGTGCCACCATCACCAACCAGGACAAGCTGTTGAcagataaaggcaaaaaaaagtcagAGCAATACACTTCTAGAGACATTTATTGGTCATTTTAGAgtattaattattattacaaaGACCTCAGTCCTACAAGATGCTGTAAGCAAAAGACTGAATTCCCCATGAAGTGACTCACTGTATTGGAACCCAATTTATTAAGCCTATCATGCTATACATCTAGTAAGACTTACCTAGTTCCTATAGATGAAAACTACAATGCACTGTGAATGTGGTTCTACTAAACTACAAGTGACTGAATTAAGAATATTTGGGGTTTTCAACCTGAATGTGACCATATTTAGAGAGGAACTCATTTAAGCACCCAAACTGGAGAAACCCAGTGTAatcttacaattaaaaaaaaaacaacaaaaaaaacccaaacaactgcaCTACTAACAATTGGAATGCTCTAGCCAAGTATTGTAAGAAACAAGTAACAACCTTTCATGAAGCAGTCTTAAGGACTTCTGGCTGTTAAGATAACAACCCCCTCAAACACCAGAAAACtctgttctaaaatattttaagggtTTTTCCCTAAACAATTAATACACAACAGAAAACAGACTATTCTAATTCACTCTAAGCACTTTTTGGTTGTTGCTATGAAGTTcacttctgaaatttaaaaatcattctatAGGCAAAGCATCACTAAAATTTCTTACAATAAACTACAAATAGCATCAGATCGACACAGTACAACAGAATATTTTTGTACTGTACAATATTTTGTATTGTTATATGCATCACTACAATAAACTAACTGCACCGTTAAGGAAAGACCAGCACTTCAAAACCAGACCTACCATCCACGTTGGCGTTGGCAAGTCGCTCGTGCTACTTTTCTActgaaggggcgggggggaacaccaaaaaccaacaaaccactCCCTTACCTTAAACTGCACTTGGGGCTCTCCTTGGGCGGCCATGCTGGGTCTGTAGGGGAAATGGAAGCATGTGAGCTCACAACAGGCGAGCTGATTCAAGGCCCAGCCGGAAGGGGCTGGGCGCCGTTTTCGGTTCCCAAATCGCCTCCCAAGGCGCGTGCTCTGCGCGCCAGTCAGCACCGCCGGCGAAGAGGCTGAGCTCAGCCCACGCCGCCGCTCCCCCCCTCCTCTCCGGCGTTACGGCGCGCGTGGTCCCGGGCCCATTCATGGGGCAGGAAGCGCCTCCACGTCTCCCCACATGCGGCGGGAGGCCGCGCGGTAATGGCGGCGGCGCCTCCCCGCCCACCCCTGAAGCCCCGTAACGGTAGGCTGCTGCCGCACCCCTTTGGCTTTCGGGCTCGAAAATGAGAGACCGAGCCGCGGCCGCCGAAGGACACCTCAGCGAAAGCCGACCCCTGCCTCGCTCCACAGAAAGTCCTTCCCAACCCGCCCAGAATCAGTATCCCATCCCTCACGAGAATCTACTTTCGGTCCGGGAGAGCCCCGAGCGAGTCCCCTGGGGCTCCCGAGCCAAGTCTTCCCTGAGCCAGGCCTCAgcctccccccaaccccctcggGCCTAACGCGCTCTCCCCGCCATGAGCCACCATGACTGAGCAGCGCgcgccacctcccctccccccccccccagactcGGGCCGTTTGGAGGCCCCGCTCTGTTTCTCCTCCTGGATTCCTCCCGCCCTTTTACTCGGGATGGAGCAGAGCACGGCTCCTACCCTTCCGCCTCTCCCGTTccgaggggtggggggagaagggacGCCACACAAGTCAGCTGCAACGCTCACTCAGGCCCAACCTCGCCTCGCTGCAACCCAGCCCATCCCCTACCCCCGCTCCGAGGCGGCAGCTAACGGTGACCGCCATCCCCACCGCTCACGCTTCTTAAAGCGACCACATTCCTCCCACCCGCtcgcagaaggaagaggaggccGTCCCGACCCCGTTACCTTTCCCGAGGCTTCTCTCCGCGTCGCTCCCTTCAGTGACTGGGCGCTGGGAAGATGGCGGAAGCGCGGTTCAAATACCCGGAGAGCGACGCCGCGCGGCCACAGGGAGGGGGAGGGGTCGGCCGTCACGTGGTaagcggcgggcgggagggatcCAGGCGCGCGACTGCTCGGACGTTGTGCGGGCGCCGGCGGCCGCCACGGGCCCTCGGGGCCTGTCCTccgagcggggcgggcggctcggccctgccctgcccctccacGGGAGGCGGCGGCCTGGCGAGATTTCTCCCGTTGGATAAAAGGAAGCGGGGGAGCGGTTCCTTTGTGGGCGCGCACGCACCGTTGCCGGCCGCAGCAGGTTCCAGCCCGGCGCCAGCCCTACGCACCCTGCGGCTGTTAGAGAGAGCCTGACCCCCTGCTTCTGAGTAGCACCTCCTGCTGTACAGCCCGAGGGGTGCTGGTGAGGGCTGAGGCAGGGTCTCTGTGCCAGGCTGAGCTGCTCGAAAAGCCGGCGGTCTCCCTGTGCAATCATTAAAATCGCATCAGAAAGCGTTCTGGTGTGTGGGACCAACTACTCGGCTCACGGTACTCTTCCTGAGCTTAAAAATTGCATGTAGTTACTGAGAAAAACCTATTAAACAGCTTCCAGCACGGTTTAATAAAGTctttaaaagcagcaggagaaTTTAATTGAACAGCTTTCAAGTAAAAACGTGTTCAAAAGGACTTCCTTAAATGTACCTTATGACCattattttcagttcttcataCAAACTAATCTGCATTCACTAGAGAGTGCATTAACGAAAATAAAAGTTGTTTTGCAAGCCCTGGATTTAGACTAGTTCTCTAAGCTCTCAAGTCCAAACTTAAGTGGAACAAAATTGTTCAAAAACTGACTTTCAAAGAACGTGTGTGTTTTGCATAGGTCTATAAATACCAAGTTCATGGGCTCACACTGATTTTTAaggtctctgattttttttactcCAGTATACGTAAACAACTTTTATGTGGACTGCATAAAGTTTGTTGGTGCACCCCATGATCTAGaataaataaactatttttttaagtatctccGGATTGAATTAACATAGAAAATATTTCACGGCGGGCAGGTGATACATACAAACAtagcttatttctttttcattttctacagACATAGAGGCAATGTATACAGAAAGTTTTAGAAGAGTGGCTGCACTCTGCTGCAATTTTTGCATACTTGATAATGTAATGCCAATCCAAATGTTGCATAAGATGTTCTTTGTTGGAAAAATCACTGGCTTGTTGAacttgctttccctttttttggagttgggtttgtgttttttttatttttgctgatcgCCTCTAGGTGTCAGGAAGGATTTTTTCAGAATATGTAACTCATGTTAAATTTTTCTCAGCACAATGCTATCTTTATAAAACCCTTGTGAATTCCACCTCTCTTCTTGACAAATAGGCATGCGTTTATAAATAGGAGCCCATAAAGCCACATTAGTGGAGTTTGGCAGTTTTTAAGAATATAAAcacttccaggggaaaaaaagcaatctgtAACTGTTTATAGAACACTCAGTGTACTTTAGAAACTTCTCAATATTGTTACAAATTTGTTACTAAACTACTTCTTTTCCTGCAGACAAAATGGTCATACTATTTGATACTTTAATGTGGAACAATTGAAACAGATTTCTAATTAAAAAGTCCCCTATCATAGCACTTGAGCTCCTGGCAAATATTTATTTCGTTGTTACCAAGATAAATTACTATGTGGAATCTAGTTTTTATCCTCTGTTTTATCATCATGTATAAGTAAGTGTTCAGTTCAGAGGATCCACAAAACATTTGCTCCAGATAACCCCATTCAGCAAAGGCAACAGAACACTTCCAAGCACTCATCAGCAGTGTTAGATCACTATCTAAAAGATTAGAGTCCATAAGATATCACTAGGTACTCAGCAGAATAATgacttttgaaagatttttacaTTTCCGGTATCTTGACTCAGGTCAACTGTGAACAAACTTAGCAACTCACTGACGCAGATAAATGCACAAAGTAAAAGGCAGCCCTCGCTAAGTAAGTGTCTGAAGATGCAAACGAGGAGTGGTACAAAAGGTAATACTGGAGATAAAGAGAGTCACAGAGCTGAACTGCATATTTGAATAAAACTGCTATATTAGTAGGAAGCAAAATCATTTTGTAAACTGTAAAAGAAGGCAACAATGTATGCAGGCAGACAATGAAAAGGAACGTAATTGTACTTCCCAGTTGAAGCAGTGATTGCGGAAACGTCTCTGGAACATGAGCTCAGGCAGGAATGGAAGTCTGCACGCTGGTGTTCAAGGCGACGCAGGAAATTACACTAAAAGGTTTGAAGAGGAAATTAGTCACTTTCAGCATGGATAGGTAAAATGGATCATACTGTAGCAAAACTCAACCAAAATACGTATTCAAAAGACaaactttattcattttttcacCAAGTAAAACGTGTCTGACTCTAGGTTTTGTTAAGGGACTACACTCTTGGAAGATAAGCATTTACTAGGTCAATGATGAAGGGCAGATGTAGCTCtcaattttttcagaaaacaaaaattcagcaATTTACTGTCATTAAAGCAGCTAATTCATTTCTAATTCAGGATCTTTAAATTCCTGATCCAGCACTGgaataaaattctttaaatacgTGAGGAAAATTATGCATTGGATTATTACAGTCAGTATCCAAAAGTAGTATTTTTGGAATTTACAGTTGCTGAACATGTAGTCTAGAAGATAAAGTCTATATATTATAGAACTGAGATACTAATAATTACAGGTAATGGACTATATTCTGAAGTAGTACTTTTTAGCAAGCACCTAAGAACACCATACCACTGAGGATTTTCTGCCTTCTGTAGTATGGGCATGCTCTATTTCCTAGAAACTCCCAGGCCTTTAAGATGTACCTGTTGCTGTACAGATTTAGGACTTTGGCAAAGTTTCGGTGTTCTCCTAGAGCCCTAAACATCACTAACAGGTAACGTGCGTCAACACGTTTTAGCTGAAGAGTTAAATTAAATCGACGGGTCGTCTTCTGCTCCATGGAACGGGAGCGTGCAGCTTTCTTTTGATTTCCAGTCACGACATGGATCACTCTTAGCTGTTCTGTGGGTGAAGAGCAGACTGCAAGCCATAGCTTAGTATTATGAAACGACAAGGGGGCCCGTCTGCGGCCTGTGATGAGCAGAGGTGTCTGCGAAGAGAGGACGCGGACTGTACGCGTTCTGGACTCAACGTGAATGACGGTGAAGTCGATCGcagaaaagaattaaacaaaattCAACTAAAAAATAATCATATCACAACTTTTTACAACTCTTTCTCTCAAAATTGCGTGTACGGTAATTTGTTGCTGGGACAGCACAGCTTCCTGGGGACGGGAACGTGGTGCCGCTCAGACACCGCGGTTCCCCAGCACGGGAGAGGCGCCCCTCTCAAACAGTTACGTGGCGATGCTCTGCTCAGTCGTACCTCCTGACCGCTCTCGCATGCTGCTTCGCAAATACTGGCGCGGCTGCTGCTCCTTCACGGCCTCGCCGCCGGTACGCGGGGAAGCTCCCGGCGCGGCGGCGCCATCGCCTCAGGGCCGCGGCGCGGCTGCTCCCGCCCGACAGCCGGCCTCGCCGTGACGTCAGCAGCGCGAGGCGGGTTCCCCAAGGGGATGGTTGCCGCGCCCGCCCGCTCCGCGCGGGGACGCACACTCGTCCCCGCCCTTTCCCCGCATGCGCGGCGCGGCCAGCGGTTGCTGTGAcattgggcgggggggggggcgtggccgCTGCCCCTCGCACCGCGGAAGGAGAGTGGGGAGGTGGCGCGGCCCGTCCGCAGCGCCCGGCcgagcggggaggagggggaggcggcCCCGGCAGCAGCGGGCCGGGCGCGGGCGGCCCTCAGCAGCGAGCGAGGAGCGGCCGGGGAAGTCTCGGGGAGGCGCTGAGCCGCTGCGGGGATGAAGGACCGGCTGGCCGACCTGGCAgaggtgagggtgagggtgagggctCGGGGCAGGTcgggagcggcgcggccggcggggcgagcGCGGAGAGCGGGGAGGCTCCCGGGGAAGGGGGGCGGCGGGCTGAGGCGAGGAgcgaggcgggagggaggggacaAAGGCGGAGTGCGAGGCGCCGAGGGCCCCGCGGGCCGCTATCGCCGCCTGAGGTAACGGTCAGCGGCGGGAAGGTTGGTGTTCCGCTGCGGGATCCGCGGGGCCAACGCCTCGGCCGCGTCcctgggggcagggagggctccGGCTGCCGCCCGCTGTTTTCCAGCTCCCTgctcggggagggggcggctTCCTCCCGAGAGCCGGCGAGGCGCGTCGGAGCCTGGGGAGCTCGCTGCGAAGTTCTTGCTTCTCCGATTTTTATAGATCACCTTCCCCGCTTCCTCCTGACCTCTAGCGCGTTTCAGTTTTCGAACTGTCCGTGGTGTAGCGAGGTAGATTTATCTGCCTGGGAACTGTTTAACCAGTAATGCGTCAATAACGCTatttgcagattttattttccGTGTGTTTACAAAATGGTAGCTGGTTATGTTTgcatgctcttttccttttccttatttgtGCTTTGAAAACAGTATCCTAAAAAAGAAGGGAGAGTTGGAGGGAGATGGACAGACCATCATGTCTGTCTTCAACAGGATATGGCTTGGTTAAAATTAACggatatttgactttttttttcctgaaaagaaatggaaatggagaACAGACAGGAGTTCGTGTGATAGTTCTAGGACTCCACATATATGTAGAAGTTGGCCTGTGTTTTGAGCTGCATGCAGGTTTGGGGCTTGTTCATCTTAAAACTAAGTTCATATCTTCTGGACCACAAAACACATTTTGGAAGGTCCATTTTTAAGTGATGGAATTACCAGTTGTCTTGTCTTCTTCTCCAAAAGGATGAATTGGCATCTGAAAAGTTTTCGCATGATTACATTACAGTATCTTTACCAGGAAGGATGTTTCGGAGTCATGCCAGAGAAATGTATAATTTCTTTTGAGTATACTTGCTTTTCCTATTTCTAAACATGTCCAGGTTGTAGGAATATGTGCCAGATTTCAGTGATGGTGCACGGTTCCCAGAAAGAGGAAGCAGCAAATGGCCAtctgaatttgctttttaatttatacTTGTAAACACATAGACTTCATTCTGACTGAGGGGAAGCAGCAGTGGTCTGTTGTATGgggtttttaattacaaaaaaaaaaaacctagcccCCCCACCCTTAGATACTTGTTAACTTGTTAACAGTTTTTAAAGGAACTGCACATAGGGGTTTTTAGTATTTGACATCTGAAAACATTACTGTACTGCAGCAAGCTACTACTTTAACTGAAACATTACTGCAGCAAGCTACTACTTTAAACACAATGGTCAGTATTGCTGAAGTGCTTCATATGTTCATCAACATAATTTTCACTGCCTGTAGAATTAACAAATAGCTTAGAGACTTAAGATTGAAGTTTTCTTCtaactagaagaaaataaaacatcaaatgAAGGTGGAAGTTATTGAAGATCCAGTCTACATTTTATCACTTAAAAATGTGTAGTTGACATGAAGTTTTGAAAAGTTGCATACCCAAGGGAGATGGCTTTTGTAAAACTTGATTTCCGCAGGGAACTCATGGAAGTAGCAACTTCCATCTTGCATCTTTATCTGAAAGACCAAAAAAGATCATGTTTTTGTGATTTTCCCTTAGTAGTGTAAATGCTTTGAACAGTGATCCTTGATCACACATAGATAAGATTGCtttgaaaaggaataaataatcTAAAGAAGTAATGTATTAACATTTATTTGCCTACTTTCTGAACTGTTTCAGTTTGATTATTGTAGTTCCATTGTATTTTATTTGGCTAAATCATTAAGTGAAGGGTAGAGCATATACATTGTGGTTTTTAAACAGGCCTGGGCCTGCAGAATCTTCAGGAATAACTATGCCTTGTCTCTTTCCCTTAATATAAGAATGTCATTGTGTGTTACTTTGGTTGTACCTTACATGTAAGTTCTATCCACCTCGTTTCCCCCAAAGACCCAATGTGATACATAAGTAGTTCAAGATCCTAGTACTTTAGCCAGTCTTCACTGACCCGTTTTAACTAAATACAGTATTCCCTTTAGCAGAAATGTAAATTTAAGTTTACATGTCCTCATTTGTGTGTTCCTGGATTTTATTTGATAGCGAGCAAACTATTTTGTCATTAAAAGTTGTAACATTTTCCtatatttccctttctttttataaagaagaGGGAGAAATGTTACTTATCAATGTTTGCAGTCCATTAACATAAAATTATCATAACTTTTTGATACTTTTGTTAATACATTGTATTAAGGCAGTTAAACAGTGCTAAAATAGTTGCTGGAGAAATTGTTGAAGACATGCAGATTATATAGCCTTCAGATAATGTTGCTTCTTATTTTCTAACTGGAAAGAGTCTTGTAAAGTACATGCACTTTCAGAAGATAGCAACCATAATTGTATTCGTCCACTTCTAGGGGATTATTTTAAAGACCAAAATGAACTTCTTTCAGCTGTTTGAATTGACCTTTAATACAATTAATTGGACAATTGATCAAATCCCATACTGGCTTTAGTTATTTTGAGTGCAAATGAGTGTAagattaaaagaagaataaaaggttCTCTCTGATCTAATACGCTGTTTTCAGCAGTGGTTGATAGTGGatatttagggaagaaaaaaaaacagggcaagTACATAGCATGATTGTGTAAAATATTCTCCCAGCTTTCAATGGTTTACTGTTCAGGGATACAAGTCCATCTTAAAATGACTTAAAAAGAGCTGTGGGATCTGTGTTTAGACACTCAGTTCAGCACATTCAGCCAGTGTCAGATATTAAAAACATATGTCCTTTTAAAGGTCTGTTAATAGAACTCATGCaaacttttttgttattgttgttaaatCATTTAAGAAAGAGGTAGGATGTAAACAGTCTTTGCTTACCTGTGATGTTTTAGATCTGAAGTTTGGAGTGCATTGTTAATATGGCTTAAAAATTACCATCTTGTTATATGCTGAAAGGGATGCAGAGCTATCTAttgaaatccatttttcttgCTTGATCGGTGAATCATTTTAAATACatcctttttatatttctttactcTTTGAGTGTTACTGAGGATATCTGAGACATAacctttgaaaaatacatttatatctgattgtagccttttttttttttttaaaaaaaaaaaaaacaaggaccTGTAGCTTGAACAGAACTGCATTGATTTTTTGTAAACTATTTCTTGGGCATTCACTTAATGCCCCCAAAACTGTTTAGGAATGAGTGAAGAACCACAAAGTCATAAAAGTTAAAATTGGTAGAATTGGGtggtatggaaaaaaaatgtaaaaggatacttttcagaaggaggaaaacattacggagttcttttttttccccgagttAACCTCTTATATTAGTCTCTGTTCAAACATGGAATTTTCTGAAGATGAGCTGTATATTTTCCATGTCATAGCAGCATAAAGTAATTTCTTGTAGACGGTTACCATATGATGTTTTTCTGGTTGTACAGTAATGCTATTAATGCATATTAATGATTGACCTGCCAAAGCTGCCTGACAGATCTCCTTGGCCCTCTGTAAGCCCTCCTTGGCTACTCTGATATAAAAGAATTTCTTGAAACACTGATGCTGTAAGGAGAAACTCTAACACTCTATAACCCACTCTTTGGATCTGATTCGTTGGGATGATGGTGGTCAGTTATTATCCTTGCAGCCTGCCAGAGGAATACAGGTGATCTGGACTGAGAAAAAACTAACCTTGATTGGAATTTCAAGGGCAAGTAATAGTCATTTTTAGGTCAAAAGCTGTTTTCAATTTCAAAGTTCAGTAATTAATTTGGTAAGACATCTCAAGCTAGCCTTATTTCTGCAATTCTGTAAGGTATGGGAAATGTCAGAAGTTTCATGAACCATCAGGATGGCCCCTACTTGAAGCTGAGAAATGATAATGTCTGAATATCTGGATTCTGTCATGTAAACCAACTTTTGAGGGAACTTGATATATTTTATAAGTCTATGAATGTTTATGGAGCTGTATGGCCCAGACTTTCAGTCCCAAGGTCAAGGTATGAGCTGCAAACAGATTTCATTAGATTGCTCTTGGCGTTGACGTGAAACTTTTTATCAGCCTTTTGTGATACTGTTTATACTGAGGAGGTAAGGTCTAGGAGAAGCGATATTTTTCTACTAAACTTGATGACAAAAGTGAGTCCTTGGTTGAATTGTATGCTTGTCAAAAGAAGGTGCATCACTTAAGTTGAAGAGAGTTAGCAAATAAGCTGTATTTTAGGTAAGTGGTGTTTTAAGAACGTAGAGAATAGAGGTTGACAAGTCATTAGATGTCTTTCAAGTGCTGGTGTTCAAGGTAGGCTGTCCATAAATCCTTCAACAATTTGTAGGCAGCAAATTGATCTGTCATTGGTGGTGTTGCAACCAAATGTGAAAGTGAAATGAATGTGGAACTGACTGCAGGGTGGGTAATCTTGATTGCTTCCTTCCAGGCTAGCATCCACAAGCAAGACTTCTGAGtaagatttttgtatttttcatttgttcaagATTCACTCAGGTGTTTAATGTTTTACTAAGATCTTCTGACCAAACTAAAAGCTGACAGGCTGAATCTTTTAGCTGATACTATTTTCATTATTCTTAGTTCAATTAACTAAATACAGGATGTGGTTATAAACAGTTAGAAAGATTATTCTTTACTCAGTACATGTAAGCAGGAGGTGTTCTTTTACATAGATAATGAAATTAAACATCTTTAAAGTAGCTCATTCTTAAATATTAACTTATAACTGATAGCTTTGTAGCACTGCAGTCTCTGGTATGGGTAAAAGTTGAGTAAGTTCATTTGGGCACAGACTTCCTTGCATATTTGTATTAAGCAAGACTGTTAATTGATTACAATCCCTAAGGACAGATTCTTTAATACTGAATTCTAGCAATCGTCTTCCCAAAATGAGTAACTACAAAAAGTCTTCAACGAGACACAGCATTATGAATGATTCAAGGGTGGTCCAGGAGAGCAGTAACATCGAAATTCCTTTATTCCAGTTGAGGCATTATGGTTCCCCCTGCGCATAAAAACCAGGTGATttctgacaaacattttgtcATAGGGCTTTATGCACTCCCTGAATTTGCAGCAAAGGAACTGTCACAAAGTATAAGTAATAACTTTCCTTGAAGATTTGGGTCAGTCTTAGTAGATTTTGATGCGTAGATCATCA
Coding sequences:
- the RAN gene encoding GTP-binding nuclear protein Ran, producing the protein MAAQGEPQVQFKLVLVGDGGTGKTTFVKRHLTGEFEKKYVATLGVEVHPLVFHTNRGPIKFNVWDTAGQEKFGGLRDGYYIQAQCAIIMFDVTSRVTYKNVPNWHRDLVRVCENIPIVLCGNKVDIKDRKVKAKSIVFHRKKNLQYYDISAKSNYNFEKPFLWLARKLIGDPNLEFVAMPALAPPEVVMDPALAAQYEQDLQIAQTTALPDEDDDL